Below is a genomic region from Desulfurella amilsii.
GTTTAAATCGTATTTGTTGCCTTTTGAGATAACTGCAATTGTGCTGTTGATTGCGTTATTTGGCGCAGTTGCACTTACTAAAAAGGATCTTTAGGAGGCAAAATGTTAGCTGCGTATATGTTTGTTAGTGTATTGCTCTTTGCAATAGGCGCCACAGGGGCAATGATTAGAAGGAATTTTTTGATAGTTTTAATGTCGCTTGAGCTTATGATAAATGGCGCTGGTATGGCGCTAATTGTGATGTCATACTACATAGGCAATGTTTCGGGTCAGGTTATGTTTTTGTTTGTTGCAGCAGTTGCAGCAAGTGAAACGGCTGTGGGTTTAGCTATAGTGGCTATGATGTATAAAAACAAGAAAAGTGTAGATATAAACGATTTTACTACACTTAGAAAGTAAAAGGGGAAAGATATGAAAACATTGGTATTACTAATTATTATCTGGCCTCTAATTGGTTTTTTAATCAATGGTCTATTTGGCAAATGGACCAAACACTATGCAGGAGTTATTGCCGCAAGCGCTTTGGGCTTGAGTTTTTTAAGTGCCGTTTACCCTATATGGCAAGTAATTTTAGGCAACATTTACGATTATGTGTACTTTATATGGATGCCATTTGGCAAAATTAATATCCCTTTTGGCTTAAGGATAGATTCACTCTCTACTGTAATGCTGTTTGTCGTTACATTTGTTTCATGGATGATTCATATTTATTCAAACGGATATATGAAAGGCGATCCAGGGTATGCTAGGTATTTCACGTACCTTAATTTATTTGTGTTTTCAATGCTTCTTCTGATTTTAGGGGACAACTACCTCCTGATGTTTGTTGGTTGGGAAGGCGTAGGTTTATGCTCATACTTGCTAATTGGCTTTTGGTATGATAAAAAAACAGCCTCAGATGCTGGAGAAAAAGCTTTTGTTGTAAACAGAATAGGTGATGCGGGTTTTATTATTGGTGTTTTATTTATCTTGTTTAATTTTCATTCTGTAACATACGCTGATGTATTTCCATTTGTCCATCAAGTATTGACACCAGAAACTGCAACAATTATTGGACTTGCTTTATTTTTGGGTGCAATGGGTAAATCCGCACAATTTCCCTTATATATTTGGTTAACGGACGCTATGGAAGGCCCAACGCCCGTTTCAAGCTTGATACATGCAGCAACAATGGTTACCGCTGGTGTATATATGGTTGCAAGATCAAACGCAATTTACGATATGAGCCCTATTGCAATGGAAGTTGTAGCATCAGTAGGCGCATTTACTGCTTTTTATGCTGCAACGATGGCGCTTACACACAAAGACATAAAACGCATATTGGCATACTCAACTCTTTCTCAGCTGGGGTATATGTTTATAGGCGTTGGCGTTGGCGTTTATTGGGCTGGTATATTCCACTTAATGACGCACGCATTTTTTAAAGGCTTACTCTTTTTGGGTGCAGGTGCTGTAATGCACTCTATGAGGGGTTTACTTTCTACTGATTTAATGGGTGGACTTAGAAAGAAGATGCCCCAAACAGCAGTTTTGATGGTTATAGCCTCTTTGGCAATATCAGGTATTCCGCCGTTCGCTGGTTTTTTTAGCAAAGATGCAATTTTAGCTGGCGCACTGGATATGGGGCACCCCATTATATGGATAGTAGGCGAGATTACTGCATTTATGACAGCATTTTACATGTTTAGGTTTGTATTTAGCGTGTTTTATGGTGAAGAAAAAGTGCCGAATCTATACCACGAGCTCCATACACATGAAGCACCAAGAGTAATGATAATTCCTATGTGGGTTTTGGGTATTTTATCAATCATTGGTGGTTGGGTAGGCTTGCACATAAGTGGTGAAATACCAATTGAAGCCTTCATTGCACGCACTGCACCAACATTGGAGGTAGCTAACCAAGCCCACTACTCAGAAGCTTTACTAATGGGTATATCTGCTTGTATGGGTTTGATTGGTATCTTTACAGCGTGGGTGATATATATCAAAAAGTGGATTACGGCCGATACGATCGCCAATACATTTAAACCTGTATATACATTGCTTGCCAACACCTACTATGCTGACGAGTTTGTGTATTTTTTCATAGTAAAGCCATTTTGGTGGGTATCTGAGTATTTCTTATGGAAAATTGTAGATGTCAAAATTATAGATTCGGGTGTGGATTTATTCGGGTGGATATCAAAAAGAATTGGATGGCTGTTTAGGACACTACAGACAGGCTTTGTAAGCCATTATGCTTATTGGATATCAATTGGCGTAATGTTGCTTACCAGCTGGTATTTAATTAGGATTATATAAGGCGAGGTGAAAAATGAATCAACTGCATTTTCCAATTCTTTCAACTATTGTGTTTATACCAATAATTGGTGCAATACTGGTTTCATTAATTGATAGCAAAAAAGAAGGCGCTATAAGGTGGGTGACATTTATTGTATTATTGCTTGACTTTATAGTGTCTTTGCCGCTATTTTTCTACTTTAATTCTTCAACTTATCAGATGCAATTTGTTGAAAAAGTACCATGGATTAGTTCTTTAGGTATGAATTATTACCTTGGTATAGATGGTATAAGCTTGTTTTTGGTTCTGCTTACAACATTTTTATCGCCAATTGCGCAGCTTTCTACATGGAGTGGCATAACTCAAAAAACAAAAGAGTTTAATATAGTTTTATTGCTTTTACAAACGGGTATGCTGGGCGTTTTTGTATCTTTGGATATATTTTTGTTCTATGTATTTTGGGAGTTTCAGCTTATCCCTATGTACTTGATGATTGGTATTTGGGGTGGACCGAATAGGGTATTTGCCACAATGAAATTCTTCCTTTACACATTCTTTGGTAGCGTATTTATGCTTGTGGCACTTATGGCCCTATACTTCTTGCATCATACATATTACCACGAATATACATTTAATATGGTAACTTTAATGTCACAACCACTACCGGTAAATTTACAATTTTGGCTATTTATAGCTTTTGCTTTGGCTTTTGCAATCAAAGTGCCCATGTGGCCATTCCATACATGGCTTCCTTGGGCACACGTTGAAGCGCCCACTGCAGGCTCTGTCATACTTGCTGGTATTTTATTGAAAATGGGCACATACGGCTTTTTGAGGTTTAACCTGCCTATGTTTGCTTCTATGACGCATCAGTTTGTTGATATAATTTTGATAATTTCACTTATTGGTATATTCTACGGTGCATTTGTTGCTATGGTTCAGCCAGATATCAAAAAGCTTGTTGCATATTCATCCGTGTCTCACTTGGGATACTCAATGCTTGGCATGTTTGCTCTAACTACAATAGGCATAGAAGGCTCTTTAATGCAAATGATAAATCACGGTATATCGACAGGCGCGCTCTTCTTGATCGTAGGCATTGTGTATGAGAGAATGCATACGAGGCTCATCTCAGAATACGGCGG
It encodes:
- the nuoK gene encoding NADH-quinone oxidoreductase subunit NuoK, which translates into the protein MLAAYMFVSVLLFAIGATGAMIRRNFLIVLMSLELMINGAGMALIVMSYYIGNVSGQVMFLFVAAVAASETAVGLAIVAMMYKNKKSVDINDFTTLRK
- the nuoL gene encoding NADH-quinone oxidoreductase subunit L, whose product is MKTLVLLIIIWPLIGFLINGLFGKWTKHYAGVIAASALGLSFLSAVYPIWQVILGNIYDYVYFIWMPFGKINIPFGLRIDSLSTVMLFVVTFVSWMIHIYSNGYMKGDPGYARYFTYLNLFVFSMLLLILGDNYLLMFVGWEGVGLCSYLLIGFWYDKKTASDAGEKAFVVNRIGDAGFIIGVLFILFNFHSVTYADVFPFVHQVLTPETATIIGLALFLGAMGKSAQFPLYIWLTDAMEGPTPVSSLIHAATMVTAGVYMVARSNAIYDMSPIAMEVVASVGAFTAFYAATMALTHKDIKRILAYSTLSQLGYMFIGVGVGVYWAGIFHLMTHAFFKGLLFLGAGAVMHSMRGLLSTDLMGGLRKKMPQTAVLMVIASLAISGIPPFAGFFSKDAILAGALDMGHPIIWIVGEITAFMTAFYMFRFVFSVFYGEEKVPNLYHELHTHEAPRVMIIPMWVLGILSIIGGWVGLHISGEIPIEAFIARTAPTLEVANQAHYSEALLMGISACMGLIGIFTAWVIYIKKWITADTIANTFKPVYTLLANTYYADEFVYFFIVKPFWWVSEYFLWKIVDVKIIDSGVDLFGWISKRIGWLFRTLQTGFVSHYAYWISIGVMLLTSWYLIRII
- a CDS encoding complex I subunit 4 family protein, encoding MNQLHFPILSTIVFIPIIGAILVSLIDSKKEGAIRWVTFIVLLLDFIVSLPLFFYFNSSTYQMQFVEKVPWISSLGMNYYLGIDGISLFLVLLTTFLSPIAQLSTWSGITQKTKEFNIVLLLLQTGMLGVFVSLDIFLFYVFWEFQLIPMYLMIGIWGGPNRVFATMKFFLYTFFGSVFMLVALMALYFLHHTYYHEYTFNMVTLMSQPLPVNLQFWLFIAFALAFAIKVPMWPFHTWLPWAHVEAPTAGSVILAGILLKMGTYGFLRFNLPMFASMTHQFVDIILIISLIGIFYGAFVAMVQPDIKKLVAYSSVSHLGYSMLGMFALTTIGIEGSLMQMINHGISTGALFLIVGIVYERMHTRLISEYGGLASLVPIFSVFFMIFTLSSIAVPGTNGFIGEFMVLFGTFESHKVFAIIAAFGGLFAAVYMLTMFKRVVFLKPLNPKLLSLTDFNIREWIYMVPLVVFVFWIGIYPNTFLSKMHASVNHLVEQTKVTNVNPSLNGKVSFDNKVIIKKALN